Proteins encoded together in one Fimbriiglobus ruber window:
- a CDS encoding glycosyltransferase family 2 protein, translated as MSYPPFKVSVLTVTYNHERYIEQAVRSALAQETDFAVEIVVADDCSTDGTREILRRLDLEFPGRLRLLLRDRNLGATANFADALATCTGEYLALLEGDDYWTDTSKLARQVNFLDQHPEYEGTAHVVRQLSATTDYGLFPHHSPDVVTFQDLLVNNRFATCSVLYRRRWSVLPGWHRKCTMGDWPLHILHASRGPFRVFPEVMGVYRIHEQGMWATAKVTWQLRQTVAMYQQLAGAYPEYARAIAGCKLRHQYVLLYELAKSREWSGVREWIRAIATDVSRSRRADVLHFLAMSCRIIPEVVYRAVSPLWTPAPSQIQKA; from the coding sequence ACCCTCCGTTCAAAGTCAGCGTCTTGACGGTGACCTACAACCACGAACGGTATATCGAACAAGCCGTCCGCAGCGCTCTGGCCCAGGAGACGGATTTCGCGGTCGAGATCGTCGTCGCCGACGACTGCTCGACCGACGGAACGCGGGAGATTCTCCGGCGTCTGGACCTCGAATTCCCGGGCCGTCTTCGATTGCTTTTGCGGGACCGGAACCTGGGCGCGACGGCCAATTTTGCCGACGCACTAGCGACCTGCACCGGCGAATATCTCGCGCTGCTTGAAGGCGACGATTATTGGACCGACACGTCCAAACTCGCCCGCCAGGTCAACTTCCTCGACCAACACCCGGAATACGAGGGAACGGCCCACGTCGTCCGACAGTTGAGCGCGACGACCGACTACGGTCTGTTCCCTCACCACAGTCCGGACGTGGTGACTTTTCAAGATTTGCTTGTGAACAATCGATTCGCGACCTGCTCGGTCTTATACCGGCGGCGGTGGTCGGTGCTACCGGGGTGGCACCGGAAGTGTACGATGGGTGACTGGCCGCTGCACATCCTGCACGCCTCCCGCGGCCCGTTCCGCGTGTTCCCTGAGGTGATGGGTGTTTACCGGATTCACGAACAGGGGATGTGGGCCACTGCCAAAGTGACGTGGCAACTCCGGCAGACTGTGGCCATGTACCAACAGCTGGCGGGTGCCTACCCGGAGTACGCCCGAGCCATTGCGGGCTGCAAGCTACGTCACCAATACGTCCTGCTTTACGAACTCGCGAAATCGCGGGAGTGGTCGGGCGTGCGCGAATGGATTCGGGCGATCGCAACCGACGTGTCCCGGTCCAGGCGCGCGGACGTGCTTCACTTCCTCGCGATGAGTTGTCGGATCATTCCGGAAGTCGTTTACCGGGCCGTATCGCCGCTTTGGACTCCCGCCCCCTCGCAAATTCAGAAAGCTTGA
- a CDS encoding glycosyltransferase family 2 protein, with protein sequence MKLSVALCTYNGEKYLADQLASVRAQSRLPDEVVVCDDVSTDGTVGVVRRFAAEVSFPVRVEVNAENLRSTRNFAKAIGLCTGDVVVLSDQDDVWLPHKLETLERTLLAHPEAGFVWSNAAVVNDTLNPLGFTLWDAIRFSPSDQRRVRQGRAFEVLLKRYRVTGATMAFRAAYRDIVLPIPPEWVHDAWIALVIAAVAPCVPIEEPLIRYRQHASQQIGQRMRGLYAQYLLAKQMTRGTFEAVAGRYAMARDRLGGVRGVSARDLELLDRKAQFFTRRAAMRDARWRFPRILREVWEGGYSRYALGWKSVAQDLIL encoded by the coding sequence ATGAAACTTTCGGTCGCGCTGTGTACGTACAACGGCGAAAAATATCTCGCGGATCAGCTCGCGTCGGTGCGAGCACAGTCTCGCTTACCGGACGAAGTGGTCGTGTGCGACGACGTGTCGACCGACGGGACCGTGGGCGTCGTCCGCCGGTTCGCGGCCGAGGTTTCGTTTCCGGTCCGGGTCGAGGTCAACGCGGAAAACCTCCGCTCGACGCGGAACTTCGCCAAGGCGATCGGCCTGTGTACTGGCGACGTCGTCGTTCTTTCGGACCAAGACGACGTCTGGCTGCCACACAAACTGGAGACCCTGGAGCGGACTCTCCTCGCTCACCCGGAGGCGGGCTTCGTCTGGAGCAACGCCGCGGTAGTCAACGACACGCTAAACCCGCTCGGCTTTACCCTCTGGGACGCGATCCGGTTCTCGCCGTCGGACCAACGTCGCGTCCGTCAGGGCCGGGCGTTTGAAGTCCTCCTGAAACGGTACCGGGTAACGGGGGCGACGATGGCGTTCCGCGCCGCGTACCGGGACATCGTGCTGCCGATCCCCCCGGAGTGGGTTCACGACGCGTGGATCGCCCTCGTGATCGCCGCCGTCGCTCCGTGCGTACCGATCGAAGAACCACTCATTCGATACCGTCAACACGCGAGCCAGCAGATCGGCCAACGGATGCGCGGGTTGTACGCCCAATATCTGCTGGCGAAGCAAATGACACGGGGCACGTTCGAGGCCGTCGCGGGGCGGTACGCGATGGCGCGAGATCGCCTCGGCGGGGTGCGGGGAGTTTCGGCGCGGGATCTGGAATTGCTGGATCGCAAGGCCCAATTCTTCACGCGCCGGGCCGCCATGCGGGATGCCCGCTGGCGATTTCCTCGCATCCTGCGGGAGGTGTGGGAAGGCGGCTATTCCCGATACGCACTCGGCTGGAAGAGTGTGGCCCAGGACCTGATTCTTTGA
- a CDS encoding IS5 family transposase, translating into MDATVRKPYPTDLTDLQWEIIQVVLPAARPGGRPRSVDLREVLNAIVYVNRSGCQWSMLPHDFPAKSTVYEYFAQWRDDGTWQELLDVLREGYREVHAPSHERTPSAASIDSQSVKGTEHAGGNGYDAGKKIQGRKRSIVVDTLGLLMVVAVTAGHVDDAAAAPTVLEGLDRDAYPRLKVVWADGKYHNHALNGWKDGHPELGWELVIVRRPDGVKGFTLLPKRWVVERTFGWLGRARRLSRNYERLNSSSESMIRVRSIQLILNRMDPQERYPRLNIELHQNSLPGQALRRQRTHKLPVNWK; encoded by the coding sequence ATGGATGCGACCGTTCGCAAACCGTATCCGACCGATTTGACCGACCTCCAATGGGAGATCATCCAGGTCGTCCTGCCGGCCGCCCGACCCGGAGGACGCCCCCGGTCGGTGGACCTCCGGGAGGTGCTGAACGCGATCGTGTACGTGAACCGGTCGGGGTGTCAGTGGTCGATGCTCCCGCACGACTTCCCGGCCAAGAGTACGGTGTACGAATACTTCGCCCAGTGGCGGGACGATGGCACCTGGCAAGAACTCCTGGATGTCCTCCGGGAGGGGTATCGGGAAGTCCACGCCCCGAGTCACGAGCGGACCCCGAGTGCCGCGAGCATCGACAGCCAGTCGGTCAAAGGGACCGAACACGCGGGCGGGAACGGGTACGATGCGGGCAAGAAAATCCAGGGCCGGAAGCGGTCGATCGTGGTCGATACGCTGGGCCTGCTGATGGTCGTGGCGGTGACCGCCGGGCACGTCGACGACGCGGCCGCGGCCCCGACCGTACTCGAAGGGTTGGACCGTGACGCGTACCCGCGATTGAAGGTCGTGTGGGCCGACGGGAAGTACCACAACCATGCCCTGAACGGGTGGAAAGACGGCCACCCGGAACTCGGATGGGAACTCGTCATCGTCCGCCGACCGGACGGGGTAAAGGGGTTCACCCTGTTACCCAAGCGGTGGGTCGTCGAGCGGACGTTCGGGTGGCTCGGGCGGGCCCGGCGGTTAAGTCGTAATTATGAGCGACTGAATAGTTCCAGCGAATCCATGATTCGTGTGCGGTCAATCCAGCTGATCCTCAATCGCATGGATCCACAAGAGCGTTATCCCCGTTTAAATATAGAGTTGCATCAAAATAGTCTTCCCGGACAGGCTCTGAGACGACAACGCACTCACAAGTTGCCCGTGAATTGGAAATGA
- a CDS encoding ISNCY family transposase has product MSTELQDWGILAMSQRERDVLAILKAVVSGDRTVTEAAGLLKLSARQVRRLKGKLKTQGDSALVHGLRGQPSNRCLEAKLRTQVLAAYRQRYRDFGPTFACEKLAEEGLKVGVETLRRWLLAEGLWERQRRRDPHRSRRPRRACLGELVQMDASVHEWLEGRGETIVLITMIDDATSRVEAKFYRHGSVESHLDLLGVWLRKYGRPLAVYTDRHSIFEPHEKGRPLADPDAQTQFGRALGELAIELIRAHSPQAKGRVERSFGTAQDRWVKELRLAKVTTCEDANALLAKLLPDHNKRFAKPARQPNDAHRPLGRDHKLASILSIQSERVVSNDYVVRFANTFYQLLPPAYPGERGGRVVIEQRLDGTLHIRFGKRHLPYQEITVGGSLGALPPNPRSLAHQRPMPVRRRRDGSRSRTPVPRACSRLPDARVALLRSPILPAARR; this is encoded by the coding sequence ATGTCTACCGAGCTACAAGATTGGGGCATTCTAGCCATGAGTCAGCGCGAGCGTGACGTTTTGGCGATTCTGAAGGCGGTGGTATCGGGAGATCGGACGGTTACGGAAGCCGCTGGTTTGTTGAAGTTGAGCGCGCGTCAGGTCCGGCGACTGAAGGGCAAACTGAAGACCCAGGGTGACAGCGCCCTGGTGCATGGCCTTCGAGGTCAGCCGTCGAATCGCTGCCTGGAAGCCAAGCTGCGAACGCAGGTGCTGGCGGCGTACCGCCAGCGTTACCGCGACTTCGGCCCCACCTTCGCGTGCGAGAAGTTGGCGGAAGAAGGGTTGAAGGTGGGCGTCGAAACGCTGCGTCGCTGGTTGCTGGCCGAGGGCTTGTGGGAACGCCAACGTCGCCGTGACCCGCATCGCAGTCGTCGGCCGCGACGGGCTTGTTTGGGCGAGTTGGTGCAGATGGACGCCTCGGTGCATGAGTGGCTGGAGGGTCGCGGCGAGACGATCGTTCTGATCACCATGATCGATGACGCCACCAGCCGCGTCGAAGCGAAGTTTTACCGGCATGGGAGCGTGGAATCGCACCTGGATTTGTTGGGGGTCTGGCTGCGGAAATACGGCCGACCGCTGGCGGTTTACACGGATCGACACAGCATCTTCGAGCCGCACGAGAAGGGACGTCCGCTCGCCGATCCCGACGCGCAAACGCAGTTTGGCCGAGCGCTCGGCGAACTGGCCATAGAGTTGATTCGGGCGCACAGTCCCCAGGCGAAGGGACGTGTCGAGCGTTCGTTTGGCACGGCTCAGGATCGGTGGGTCAAGGAACTGCGGTTGGCCAAGGTCACGACCTGCGAGGACGCCAACGCGTTGTTGGCGAAACTCCTTCCCGACCACAACAAGCGGTTCGCCAAGCCGGCGCGTCAGCCAAACGATGCCCATCGACCGTTGGGTCGAGATCACAAGCTGGCGTCGATCCTGTCGATTCAGAGCGAGCGGGTGGTGAGCAACGACTACGTGGTGCGTTTCGCGAATACGTTCTACCAATTGTTGCCGCCAGCGTACCCGGGAGAGCGTGGCGGCCGGGTGGTGATTGAGCAGAGACTGGATGGGACGCTGCACATTCGGTTCGGGAAGCGTCATTTGCCGTACCAGGAGATCACCGTGGGGGGCAGCCTTGGGGCTCTGCCCCCAAACCCCCGGAGTTTAGCGCATCAGCGGCCGATGCCAGTGCGGAGACGACGGGACGGGAGCCGGTCAAGGACTCCCGTCCCGCGGGCATGCAGCCGACTGCCGGACGCTCGGGTCGCACTCCTGCGGAGCCCTATCCTTCCGGCGGCGAGGAGGTAG
- a CDS encoding glycosyltransferase family 2 protein has protein sequence MPMPDSVLTFAIPYYRGDNYIGRAIASVLTQRDARWRLLVCDGGEERPGPPRGLPDGYRDDRIRYIPPAGKPGMAENWNRCLRAAETDLVTLLHEDDELEPDYAGRMIAAAAAHPGATLLFCNASIIGPKGEPLFSFPDYVKRFFRPARGLTILRGEVGLRAIMRGNFIMCPTMCFRRSHLAGRAFDPQWRQVLDLDLTARLLLDGDTLVGIPESLYRYRRHEENATAAQTKNLLRFREEWALFRDVARRARARGWDRAAAAAASVGIVKLNLLYCAFNDLLASRGRGAVQKLRLLAEIAD, from the coding sequence ATGCCCATGCCGGACTCGGTGCTGACGTTCGCGATTCCCTACTATCGAGGTGACAATTACATCGGCCGCGCCATCGCCAGCGTTTTGACGCAGCGCGACGCCCGCTGGCGGTTACTCGTCTGCGACGGTGGGGAAGAACGGCCCGGGCCGCCGCGGGGGTTGCCCGACGGATACCGCGACGACCGCATTCGGTACATTCCGCCCGCGGGAAAGCCCGGAATGGCGGAGAACTGGAACCGGTGCCTCCGCGCGGCCGAAACGGACCTGGTCACATTGCTCCACGAAGACGACGAACTCGAACCCGATTACGCCGGGCGGATGATCGCCGCCGCAGCCGCCCACCCGGGCGCGACCCTGCTGTTCTGTAACGCCTCGATCATCGGGCCCAAGGGTGAGCCGTTGTTTTCATTCCCGGATTACGTCAAACGCTTCTTTCGTCCCGCGCGCGGGCTCACGATCCTTCGGGGCGAGGTAGGGTTGCGAGCGATCATGCGGGGGAATTTCATCATGTGCCCGACGATGTGCTTCCGCCGCAGCCACCTGGCCGGGCGGGCGTTCGACCCGCAATGGCGGCAGGTTCTCGACCTCGACCTGACGGCCCGCCTTCTTCTGGACGGAGACACGCTCGTTGGCATCCCAGAGTCGTTGTACCGCTACCGCCGGCACGAGGAAAACGCGACGGCGGCGCAAACCAAGAATCTGCTCAGGTTCCGCGAGGAGTGGGCGCTCTTCCGGGACGTCGCGCGGCGGGCGCGTGCCCGCGGTTGGGACCGGGCGGCGGCGGCCGCGGCGAGCGTCGGGATCGTGAAACTCAACCTTCTGTACTGTGCCTTCAACGATCTTCTGGCATCACGAGGGCGGGGAGCCGTACAAAAGCTGAGGCTGCTCGCGGAAATAGCCGACTGA
- a CDS encoding glycosyltransferase family 2 protein yields MLKHHDSHPTCADPNAFGGSDRTQTATFVGPTSGPTVSNEIGPTGELCKPGEGIGAAATKSVKHLVVIPAFNEEEALPGTLLSLRILPAEYEVLIVDDGSSDRTAEIAGRTVRDGERPVHFVRLPLNSGIGVTVQTGYLFANSRGGYEYVIQCDADGQHDPADIPHLVAECRRRNLDLCIGSRFLAGDGDGYQSTFSRRLGIRFFVRLIGILSGARVTDPTSGFRCAGPRVWRRFAHRYPEDYPEPESLFWCVRNGLTVGEVPVRMRPRAGGMSSIVYLHTLYYMTKVSLAILVDRLRVKDF; encoded by the coding sequence TTGCTCAAGCACCACGACTCTCATCCGACGTGTGCCGACCCGAACGCATTCGGGGGAAGCGATCGAACACAGACCGCGACATTCGTTGGCCCAACGTCGGGCCCGACGGTATCCAATGAGATCGGACCGACGGGTGAACTTTGTAAGCCGGGGGAAGGCATTGGCGCCGCGGCAACCAAATCCGTTAAACATCTCGTCGTCATCCCCGCCTTCAACGAAGAAGAAGCGCTCCCGGGCACACTTCTCAGCCTCCGCATTCTGCCCGCCGAATACGAAGTGCTGATCGTGGACGATGGGTCGTCCGACCGGACTGCCGAAATTGCCGGGCGGACTGTCCGCGACGGCGAGCGCCCCGTTCACTTCGTCCGCCTCCCACTCAATAGTGGCATTGGAGTGACTGTCCAGACCGGGTATTTGTTTGCCAACTCGCGGGGTGGGTACGAATACGTCATCCAATGCGACGCGGACGGCCAACACGACCCGGCCGACATCCCCCACCTCGTCGCGGAATGCCGGCGCCGGAATCTCGACCTCTGTATCGGCTCGCGGTTCCTGGCCGGGGACGGCGATGGCTACCAGTCGACGTTCTCCCGCCGGCTCGGAATTCGCTTCTTCGTCCGGTTGATCGGCATTCTGTCCGGCGCCCGCGTCACCGACCCGACGAGCGGCTTTCGCTGTGCCGGCCCCCGCGTCTGGCGACGGTTCGCCCACCGATACCCCGAGGATTACCCGGAGCCGGAATCCCTATTCTGGTGCGTGCGAAACGGCCTGACAGTTGGCGAAGTGCCGGTCAGAATGCGGCCGCGGGCCGGCGGCATGAGTTCGATCGTCTATCTCCACACCCTGTACTACATGACCAAAGTCTCACTCGCCATCCTGGTCGATCGGTTGCGGGTGAAGGATTTTTAA
- a CDS encoding DUF2304 domain-containing protein, translated as MNAELLMLLAGCAAFVLTIYWVRNRDLGERHALGWLLVAFVAMMCGLFPRTLMSLAEASHLSYPTAVLFISLGVAYLFAFAVSVALTRLHARYVRLLQETALLEHRIRQLESGREQLAGQPTEKR; from the coding sequence ATGAACGCCGAATTACTCATGCTCCTCGCGGGCTGCGCCGCTTTCGTGCTGACCATCTATTGGGTGCGAAACCGCGACCTGGGCGAACGACACGCCCTCGGCTGGCTACTCGTGGCGTTCGTCGCGATGATGTGCGGACTCTTCCCCCGCACCCTCATGTCTCTCGCCGAAGCGTCTCACCTGAGTTACCCGACGGCCGTCCTGTTCATTTCGCTCGGGGTGGCGTACCTGTTCGCCTTCGCGGTCTCCGTCGCCCTGACCCGCCTCCACGCCCGGTACGTCCGCCTACTGCAAGAAACGGCCCTCCTGGAACATCGCATCCGTCAACTCGAAAGTGGCCGCGAGCAGTTGGCGGGGCAGCCGACTGAAAAGCGTTAG
- a CDS encoding tetratricopeptide repeat protein: MKCSDWWRPLAIVVVVAVAYHNSFAGAFVFDDYQNITENPVVRAPLETWPALLINPRPVARATFAVNYLLGGDDPWGYHAVNLLIHTLAALTLYDLVRRSLLLPSASGTLSTWSPQSAADVATASALVWAVHPLTTQAVTYIVQRMESLAGLCILATLYALVRGASAADRRARWGWYGAAVIACGLGMGSKEGAVVIPILALLFDRCVVAGSFCDALRVRRGLYVGLAATWVILWPFVAPLLLGPVATLDGASVAARPNDEPTAGFSVRNLTPLEFVQSQPGVIVHYLRLATFPYPQCFDYNWPVARSAQAIFVPALFLMVLCCAAVWALVRRPRIGFLAAAPFIVLAPTSSVMPIQDLAVEHRMYLALAPLVVLAVLGVRAAVVEMDRRGLLGSSGAGFTSRAIAVVAVAILTILTVHRNEVYESAVKLWAEVVERAPENGRAHYNLGAELAKIGRNEEAVRCYSRALALFPIVERGHVQSVNNLGTELSKLGRAAEAAECYRRVTEVDPENATAYFNMGIELGRLGRAEEAIRAYQQAVQYDPSHFRAMNNLGTELSKQNRGDEAIEWFRRASVANPSDPVPLDSLGMELGRAGRLPEAATCFRRASELDPARATSHYYLGITLLRDGQGAEAVNEFKNAVRLAPDVRQYREALATAQGQVRRGS, from the coding sequence ATGAAATGTTCAGACTGGTGGCGGCCGCTCGCGATCGTAGTCGTCGTCGCGGTCGCGTACCACAACAGCTTCGCCGGCGCGTTTGTGTTCGATGACTACCAGAATATCACCGAGAACCCGGTGGTACGAGCGCCGCTCGAAACCTGGCCGGCTCTCCTGATCAACCCCCGCCCGGTCGCCCGCGCGACCTTCGCCGTCAACTACCTGCTCGGCGGCGACGACCCCTGGGGCTACCACGCCGTCAACCTCCTGATCCATACGCTCGCCGCCCTGACGTTGTACGACCTCGTCCGCCGCTCTCTCCTACTGCCATCAGCGTCCGGCACCCTCTCAACCTGGTCTCCCCAGTCTGCCGCCGACGTTGCCACCGCGTCCGCGTTGGTTTGGGCCGTTCACCCGTTGACGACGCAGGCCGTCACTTACATTGTTCAGCGGATGGAGTCGCTGGCGGGCCTGTGTATTCTGGCGACGCTGTACGCCCTCGTCCGTGGCGCGAGTGCGGCTGACCGTCGAGCCCGGTGGGGCTGGTATGGGGCGGCCGTGATCGCGTGCGGGCTCGGAATGGGAAGCAAGGAGGGGGCGGTCGTGATCCCGATACTCGCGCTCCTGTTCGACCGCTGCGTCGTGGCCGGATCATTTTGCGACGCGTTGCGGGTCCGGCGGGGATTGTACGTCGGCCTAGCTGCCACGTGGGTCATTTTGTGGCCGTTCGTCGCTCCTCTGCTACTTGGGCCGGTTGCGACATTGGATGGGGCTAGCGTTGCGGCGCGGCCGAACGATGAGCCGACCGCGGGGTTTTCGGTACGAAACCTGACCCCGCTTGAATTCGTGCAAAGTCAACCGGGCGTGATCGTTCACTACTTACGCTTAGCTACTTTCCCTTATCCGCAATGTTTCGATTACAACTGGCCGGTCGCCCGCTCCGCTCAAGCGATTTTCGTTCCGGCGCTTTTCCTGATGGTTCTATGTTGTGCTGCCGTATGGGCACTGGTACGCCGCCCGCGAATCGGGTTCCTCGCCGCGGCGCCGTTTATTGTGTTGGCCCCCACGTCGAGTGTCATGCCCATTCAGGACCTGGCGGTCGAACACCGGATGTATCTCGCGTTGGCCCCACTTGTGGTTTTAGCCGTGCTGGGCGTCCGGGCGGCGGTCGTCGAAATGGATCGTCGCGGTCTACTCGGTTCGTCAGGTGCGGGGTTCACGAGTCGGGCGATCGCGGTCGTCGCGGTCGCGATCCTGACGATCCTGACCGTCCACCGGAACGAGGTCTACGAGAGTGCGGTCAAGCTCTGGGCCGAGGTGGTCGAGCGGGCACCGGAAAACGGCCGGGCGCATTACAATCTGGGGGCCGAATTGGCAAAAATCGGCCGCAACGAAGAGGCCGTCCGCTGCTACAGTCGCGCCCTCGCGCTCTTCCCAATCGTCGAGCGGGGGCACGTTCAGTCGGTCAACAATCTGGGAACGGAACTGAGCAAATTGGGCCGCGCCGCCGAAGCCGCCGAGTGCTACCGCCGCGTGACCGAAGTCGACCCCGAAAACGCCACCGCGTACTTCAACATGGGCATCGAACTCGGCCGGTTGGGTCGAGCCGAGGAGGCCATCCGGGCCTACCAGCAAGCCGTCCAATACGACCCAAGTCACTTCCGGGCCATGAATAACTTGGGGACGGAACTGAGTAAGCAGAATCGCGGCGACGAGGCCATCGAGTGGTTCCGCCGGGCGAGCGTAGCCAATCCGTCCGATCCGGTCCCGCTCGACAGCCTGGGCATGGAACTCGGGCGCGCCGGTCGACTGCCCGAAGCCGCAACGTGTTTCCGCCGCGCGAGCGAACTCGACCCCGCCCGAGCCACGTCGCACTATTACCTCGGCATCACGCTCCTCCGTGACGGGCAAGGCGCGGAGGCGGTGAACGAATTCAAAAATGCGGTGCGGTTAGCGCCGGACGTGCGGCAATACCGGGAAGCCCTGGCAACCGCGCAAGGACAGGTCCGACGCGGATCTTGA